From one Thermodesulfobacteriota bacterium genomic stretch:
- a CDS encoding radical SAM protein: MPTEKPLAVAETFASIQGETSFAGWPAFFIRLAGCNLRCRWCDARYTHEEPAARLTAVAQLLDEVYAQPWRLVVITGGEPLLQPAVLPLLAALGEAGCTVLLETNGSLAIAAVPAPVVRIVDVKCPGSGMAGSFLLANLRALRPQDEVKLVLADHADYQWARDFIRRHHLWTRATVLLSPVADTLPPGLLGDWILADGLPVRLQVQLHRLLWPERLRGA, translated from the coding sequence GTGCCGACTGAGAAACCGCTGGCGGTCGCCGAGACCTTTGCCAGCATCCAGGGCGAGACCTCCTTTGCCGGCTGGCCGGCCTTCTTCATCCGCCTGGCCGGCTGCAACCTGCGCTGCCGCTGGTGCGACGCCCGCTACACCCACGAGGAGCCGGCCGCCCGGCTCACTGCCGTAGCCCAGCTCCTGGACGAGGTCTACGCCCAGCCCTGGCGGCTGGTGGTGATCACCGGCGGTGAGCCGCTGCTGCAGCCGGCGGTGCTGCCACTCCTGGCCGCCCTGGGCGAGGCCGGCTGCACGGTGCTCCTGGAGACCAACGGCAGCCTGGCCATCGCAGCGGTGCCGGCGCCGGTGGTGCGGATCGTCGACGTGAAATGCCCGGGCAGCGGCATGGCCGGCTCCTTCCTGCTCGCCAATCTCCGGGCGCTGCGGCCGCAAGACGAGGTGAAGCTGGTTCTGGCCGACCACGCAGACTACCAGTGGGCGCGGGACTTCATCCGCCGCCACCATCTCTGGACCAGGGCGACGGTGCTCCTGTCACCGGTGGCGGACACCCTGCCCCCGGGCCTTCTGGGGGACTGGATCCTGGCCGACGGCCTGCCGGTGCGGCTGCAGGTGCAACTCCACCGACTGCTCTGGCCGGAGCGGCTGCGGGGCGCCTGA
- a CDS encoding MotA/TolQ/ExbB proton channel family protein: MRGSGFFGGLAGVALAVAGLLWAGPLLAGILVVVGGSAAATMIAFPPERLWIVGRMLQTAYGRSLKDAEEIVGILVDLSVKSRFRGILSLQEDEGETTILFLRRALSLLVDGVAAEHIRDFLSTEMYFFRFRREESERTLRAVADFLPAFGLVGCIAQLALAGKAFLVALLPAVMAPILTGLLLAHLLVLPAANRLRERTDRELLLQKIIMEGVLAIAAEVDPRLLERKLISFLTPAQRSANLVSLQRIQERFRIRPEGPAA; the protein is encoded by the coding sequence ATGAGGGGCAGCGGTTTTTTCGGGGGGCTGGCTGGCGTGGCGCTGGCGGTGGCGGGCCTGTTGTGGGCCGGGCCGCTTTTGGCCGGCATCCTGGTGGTGGTGGGCGGCTCGGCAGCGGCCACCATGATCGCTTTTCCTCCGGAGCGGCTGTGGATCGTCGGCCGGATGCTCCAGACAGCTTACGGCCGCTCCCTCAAGGATGCCGAGGAGATCGTCGGGATCCTGGTGGACCTGTCGGTCAAATCCCGCTTCCGAGGTATCCTCTCCCTGCAGGAGGACGAAGGGGAGACGACGATCCTCTTCCTGCGCCGCGCCCTCTCCCTGCTGGTGGACGGGGTGGCCGCGGAGCATATCCGGGACTTCCTGTCCACCGAGATGTATTTCTTCCGCTTCCGCCGCGAGGAGTCGGAACGGACCCTGCGGGCGGTGGCCGATTTCCTGCCCGCCTTTGGCCTGGTAGGCTGCATCGCCCAGCTGGCCCTGGCCGGCAAGGCCTTTCTGGTGGCCCTCCTGCCGGCGGTCATGGCTCCCATCCTGACCGGCCTTCTTCTGGCCCACCTCCTGGTGCTGCCCGCTGCCAATCGGCTCCGGGAGCGTACCGACCGGGAGCTCCTGCTGCAGAAGATCATCATGGAAGGGGTGCTGGCCATTGCCGCCGAGGTGGACCCCCGGCTTCTGGAGCGCAAGCTCATCTCCTTTCTCACCCCGGCCCAGCGCAGCGCCAACCTGGTCTCGTTGCAGCGGATCCAGGAGCGGTTCCGGATCCGCCCCGAGGGACCGGCCGCCTGA
- a CDS encoding cytochrome C yields the protein MNSKALIIGLTIGLALPLAAIPGIAQEKEKSSVDYGQRLFNDPTLGGSKNDKSCNSCHAGGKGLEKAGAHPKLVETINKCLVGPMEGQKIDGRSVEMRSLKMYIQSLAKP from the coding sequence ATGAACAGCAAGGCGCTTATCATCGGTCTGACCATCGGCCTCGCTCTGCCTCTCGCCGCCATTCCCGGCATTGCCCAGGAGAAGGAGAAATCCTCGGTAGACTATGGCCAGAGGCTCTTCAACGACCCCACCCTGGGGGGATCCAAGAACGACAAGAGCTGCAACAGCTGCCATGCTGGCGGCAAGGGCCTGGAGAAGGCCGGAGCCCATCCGAAGCTCGTGGAGACCATCAACAAGTGCCTGGTCGGCCCCATGGAGGGTCAGAAGATCGATGGCCGGAGCGTCGAGATGCGCTCCCTCAAGATGTATATCCAGTCCCTCGCCAAGCCCTGA
- a CDS encoding class I adenylate cyclase — MPVSLAQRLARYVTYNRNRLDRAIAFDPDKANLFFKIVPFLLHTNHPDLPGYLADPAAPCGVHGFDPLSLSRELFWRAFPGASTGATQPTPTAGPPAVLSLATVGSIGTIAQTTKSDCDYWVTIDAQALGTEGRAFLERKCQGIEEWCAKKGAEVHFFLMDAAEIRENRFSGDAEKESAGSALRQLLKDELFRSHILVAGKILLWWLIPPGLSDQQYRACVARMETEPGFDPGAFVDLGYVSGIPRAEIFGACLWQMNKALDSPFKSVLKFAYLEVLLQQTASQLPLFSDSIKCLVTFPDLLSREGQEVLELTEVDPYLLLARSVVSFYQQQSRTETADFIRKCLFLKTIEGMQSQIKRAAPKSGLPATTALMKRWDLLPEDLGHYLAYRSWRYRELVELGGTIHAYLADTYKGLREIFQSLAAAEGITITERDISVLGRKLFTFYEKKPNKIEYIKSPSRQAMEQEHISILITKVEGRVIFYAFQGKHDRKSIRDKIDYVIRREDNLISLVVWMAINGVLSSRTELHLSSDYSLLDLTDIQQLTQAILQFFPTLAFSQIAAEDLVKAERVTRALAVVNMTKQPVKGAKAIPSSLITVNSYGEYFIQHVTTVTQLKNLFRVLLTKHFVSRWNKNLEIFLPPQPEARLLQSMLEG, encoded by the coding sequence ATGCCCGTCTCCCTGGCCCAGCGCCTGGCCCGCTACGTCACGTACAACCGCAACCGCCTGGACCGGGCGATCGCTTTTGATCCGGACAAGGCCAACCTTTTCTTCAAGATCGTGCCTTTTCTCCTGCACACCAACCATCCGGATCTACCGGGCTACCTGGCGGACCCGGCGGCGCCTTGCGGTGTGCACGGCTTTGACCCCTTGTCCCTCAGCCGGGAGCTGTTCTGGCGCGCCTTTCCCGGTGCCTCTACCGGCGCCACCCAGCCGACCCCGACCGCCGGGCCGCCGGCCGTCCTCTCCCTGGCCACCGTGGGCTCCATCGGCACCATCGCCCAGACCACCAAATCCGACTGCGACTACTGGGTGACCATCGACGCCCAGGCCCTGGGCACGGAAGGAAGGGCTTTCCTGGAGCGCAAATGCCAGGGAATCGAGGAGTGGTGCGCCAAGAAGGGGGCGGAGGTGCACTTCTTTCTCATGGATGCGGCGGAGATCCGGGAGAACCGCTTCAGCGGCGACGCCGAGAAAGAATCGGCCGGCTCGGCCCTCAGGCAGCTCCTCAAGGACGAGCTCTTCCGCAGCCACATCCTGGTGGCGGGCAAAATCCTCCTGTGGTGGCTGATCCCGCCGGGGCTTTCCGACCAGCAGTACCGGGCCTGTGTGGCCAGGATGGAGACCGAGCCGGGCTTCGACCCGGGCGCCTTTGTGGATCTGGGCTATGTTTCCGGCATCCCCCGGGCGGAGATCTTCGGCGCCTGCCTGTGGCAGATGAACAAGGCCCTGGACAGCCCCTTCAAATCGGTGCTCAAGTTCGCCTACCTGGAGGTGCTCCTGCAGCAGACCGCCAGCCAGCTGCCCCTTTTTTCGGACAGCATCAAGTGCCTGGTCACCTTCCCGGACCTCCTGTCCCGGGAGGGTCAGGAGGTGCTGGAGCTGACCGAGGTGGACCCGTACCTGCTCCTGGCCCGCTCGGTGGTTTCCTTCTACCAGCAGCAGAGCCGGACGGAGACGGCGGACTTCATCCGCAAGTGCCTGTTCCTGAAGACCATCGAAGGCATGCAGTCCCAGATCAAGCGGGCGGCGCCGAAGAGCGGCCTGCCGGCCACCACGGCGCTCATGAAGCGCTGGGATCTCCTGCCCGAGGATCTGGGTCACTACCTGGCCTACCGGAGCTGGCGCTACCGGGAGCTGGTGGAGCTGGGTGGCACCATCCACGCCTATCTGGCCGACACCTACAAGGGCCTGCGGGAGATCTTCCAGAGCCTGGCCGCGGCGGAGGGGATCACCATCACCGAGCGGGACATCTCGGTGCTGGGCCGGAAGCTCTTCACGTTCTACGAAAAGAAGCCCAACAAGATCGAGTACATCAAGAGCCCGTCCCGGCAGGCCATGGAGCAGGAGCACATCTCGATCCTCATCACCAAGGTGGAGGGCCGGGTCATCTTCTACGCCTTCCAGGGCAAGCACGACCGCAAATCGATCCGGGACAAGATCGACTACGTCATCCGGCGGGAGGACAACCTCATCTCCCTGGTGGTCTGGATGGCCATCAACGGCGTCCTTTCCAGCCGCACCGAGCTGCACCTGTCCTCCGACTACTCGCTCCTGGACCTCACCGATATCCAGCAGCTGACCCAGGCCATCCTCCAGTTCTTCCCCACCCTGGCCTTCTCCCAGATCGCGGCCGAGGACCTGGTGAAGGCGGAGCGGGTCACCCGGGCCCTGGCGGTGGTCAACATGACCAAGCAGCCGGTCAAGGGTGCCAAGGCCATCCCGTCGAGCCTCATCACCGTCAACAGCTACGGTGAATACTTCATCCAGCACGTCACCACCGTCACCCAGCTCAAGAACCTCTTCCGGGTGCTGCTCACCAAGCATTTCGTCAGCCGCTGGAACAAGAACCTGGAGATCTTCCTCCCCCCCCAGCCCGAAGCCCGCCTGCTCCAGTCCATGCTGGAGGGCTAG
- the queD gene encoding 6-carboxytetrahydropterin synthase QueD, with protein MFEIFVTASFAAGHHLRNYPGNCEHPHGHNWEVRVAVLAHSLDDLGMAVDFRTVKAALGQVLADLDHRNLNDHPAFTHRNPSSENLAVHIYQGLLPLLAGERYRLASVTVSETPSSGVTFRAD; from the coding sequence ATGTTCGAGATCTTCGTGACTGCCAGCTTTGCCGCCGGCCACCACCTCCGCAACTATCCGGGCAACTGCGAGCATCCCCATGGCCACAACTGGGAGGTGCGGGTGGCGGTCCTGGCCCACAGCCTGGATGACCTGGGCATGGCGGTGGATTTCCGGACCGTCAAGGCCGCCCTCGGCCAGGTGCTCGCGGACCTGGACCACCGCAATCTCAACGACCATCCTGCCTTCACCCACCGCAACCCCTCCTCGGAGAACCTGGCCGTCCACATCTACCAGGGACTGTTGCCCCTCCTGGCCGGGGAGCGGTACCGCCTGGCCAGCGTCACCGTCTCGGAGACCCCCAGCTCCGGGGTCACCTTTCGTGCCGACTGA